GCCAAGGCGTTCCCGGTGGACTGCCTGCGTTTCTTCGACCTGGTCGTCCGCGAGTGCGACCCGGAGCTGGTCGCCGACATCCTGTCCGGGCAGTTCGACCCGGGCACCGTGATCTCGGCCGGCCGCCCGTTCGACGACGTGCCGGCCGTCGAGGAACGGATGCCCGAAATCCGGGCGTCGGCCTTCTTCTGGGGACGCAAGCCGCTGCTGCTGTCCGCGGTCCCCATGCTCGCGAGCATGGGCTGCCCGTACCAGTGCGACTTCTGCATCGACTGGAACAGCACCTACCGCCTGCTGCCGGCCGACCGGCTCAAGGCCGACCTGCGGTACCTCGCCCGGCACCTGCCGGGCCGGCTGATCGTGTTCCACGACCCCAACTTCGCGGTGAAGTTCGACCAGGTCTTCGAGATGCTGGAGGCCCAGCCTCCCGGCCAACGGCCGCCCTACATCATCGAAAGCTCGCTCACGGTGCTGCGCGGTGACCGGCCACGGCGGCTGAAGGAGACGAACTGCGTGATGGTGGCGCCGGGGGTCGAGTCGTGGACCGACTATTCGAACAAGGCCGGGGTCGGCCGGACCGGCGGGACCGCGAAGGTCGACCGCGTCGCCGCGCACTTCGCTCAGCTGGCCGAGAACGTGCCGTACCTGCAAGCGAACTTCATGTTCGGGCTCGACACCGACCAGGGCGACGAACCGGTCGAGCTGACGAAACGGTTCATGGACCTGGCCCCGTTCGCCTTCCCGACGATCAACATCCCGGTACCGTTCGGCGGCACCCCGCTGCACGACGAACTCACCGCCGACGGGCGGATCCTCGCCACCATGCCGTTCAACTTCTACTACGCGCCCTACCTGGTGACCACCATCAAGAACTACGACCCGATCACCTACTACGAAAAGCTCATCGAGCTCTACTCCCACGCCGCATCCCCCGCGATGCTGCGTCGACGGCTGCAGAGCACCGCCAACCGCATCATCGGCTACGTCCACCGGGCACGTACAGCGGGCTTCCGCTCCGACGTCACCAGCTTCCGGCGCATCCTGGGAATGCTGCGCTCCGACCCGCAGTTCCTGGCCTTCCACGAAGGCCGGACCACGACCCTGCCGGAGTTCTACCGCCGCATCAGCGAACGCATGCTGGGCCACTACGCCGAACTGCTCACCCCGGCCGACCGGACACCCGACCTGTCACCGGCCGGCTCCCCACCCCATCCCGGCACCGAGAAGCCGTGACGGCGGGGCGCGGTTCCTCCGGCCCCCGGGCTGTGGACCCAAGACCCCTGGCACCGCCGCGGCCGGCGTAGATGCTCGACGCAGACTCACGACCGGCAGATCGGACGACCGATGGCAGAGCAGGAACATCCCGGGCTCGCGGACGAGGCCACCTCGGACGGCCCGAGTCCGGCGCGGGGCCACGAGTTCGTCAGCCGGTTCGGCCTGCCGACCGCGACGGCGCTGGTGGTGGGGGCGGTCATCGGCACGGGTGTGTTCGCCCTGCCGTCGTCACCGGCTCCGTACGGCATGTCGAGCCTGCTGGCCTTCGCGCCGGTCACGCTCGGCGCGCTGACCTTGGCGCTGGTGTTCGGGTGGCTCACCCGACGGGCGCCGGGTTCGGGCGGCCCGTACTTGTACGCCCGGGACGCCTTCGGCGACTTCGTAGCCGCGTGGTCGCCCTGGGCGGCAACGCCCTGCTGCGCCGCGGCGAACGCCCGGACGCGGACCTGCAGCAGGTGAACGTGGTCGCCGCCGCCGAGGCGATCGCGGAACTCACCACCGAACACGAAGTCGTGCTCACCCACGGCCACGGCCCCCAGGTCGGCATGCTCGTGCCGACGGTCGTCGACCACTACGGCACCCCGCAAGCCACCCCCATCCGCGAAGCCACCCCCGCCCAACTACGAGCCCGGCAGTTCCCGGCCGGCTCGGTGGGCCCCAAGGTCGACGCGGCGCGCCGCGTCGTCGAACTCACCGGCAACGTCGCCGCCCTCACGCCGGGCGGCAAACCGTGAAAAGCGCGCAGCCGGCGACGGATCCCGCCCGCGCGGTCGCACCGCAGCTCGGGATCAGCCCGGCGGGAGCGCTCACGGCCGACGAGGTCCTGCGTGAACTCGGCGTCACGAGGGCGGCCGGCCTGTCCGGCGACGAAGTGGTGCGCCGGCGGGCCCGGTACGGCCCGAACGCGGTGTCCTCGCACCGGGCCCGGCTGTTTCCCGTGCTCTGGCACCAGCTGCGGTCCCCGTTGCTGGTGCTGCTGATGGTCGCCGCCGTCGCGTCCTACTTCGTCGGCGAGCGTAGCGACGCGGTGATCATCGGGGTGATCGTCGCGGTCTCGGTCGGGCTGGGGTTCGTCAACGAGTACCGCGCGGAAAAGGCCGCGGAAGCCCTGCACTCCCAGATCCGCCACGAGACCGTGGTGATCCGCGACGGTCACCCGCGCTCGGTGGACGTCACCGGACTCGTGCCCGGCGACGTGGTCGAGCTGAAGCTGGGCGACGTCGTCCCGGCCGATCTGCGGCTGCTGGAAGTCGCCGGGCTGGAATGCGACGAGTCGGTGCTGACCGGGGAATCACTGCCGCTGGAGAAGGACACCGCGGCCGTCCCCGCGGGCACCGCACTGGCCGAACTGTCCGGGTGCGCGCTGATGGGCACCGTCGTGCACGCGGGCAGCGCCACCGGCGTCGTGGTGTCGACCGGCGCCCGCACCGGCTTCGGGGCGATCGCGGCCGGGCTGGGCACCCACCAGCTCGACACGGAGTTCCAGGTCGGGCTGCGGAAGTTCTCGATGCTGCTGGTCTACGTCGCCGGTGCGCTGACGACGTCGATCTTCGCGATCAACGTGGTGCTGCACAAGCCGATCCTCGACGCGCTGCTGTTCTCCCTCGCGATCGCGGTCGGCATCACCCCGCAGCTGCTGCCCGCGGTGGTTTCCACGAGTCTCGCCGCCGGGTCGCGGCGGATGAGCCGGCGCAAGGTGCTGGTCAAGCGGCTGGTGTGCATCGAGGACCTGGGCAACGTCGACGTGTTGTTCACCGACAAGACCGGCACCCTGACCCTCGGCCGCATCGACTACATGCGCGCGGTGCCGGCCGGCGCGGCCACCCCGGGCGACGTGCTGCGGTGGGGGCTGCTCTGCACCGAAAGCACCGAATCCGTCAGCGGTAACCTGCTGGACCAGGCGCTGTGGCGCTCGCCGGCGTCCCTCACCGAGCGGCCGGCACTCGCCGGCCATACCCGGCTGGGGATCCTGCCGTTCGACCACGAGCGGCGCATGATCTCCGTTGCCGTCCGCGACCCGGCGGGCGGCACCCTCCTGGTGACCAAGGGCGCCCCGGAGACCGTGCTGGACCGCTGCGTGAGCGTCCCGGCCGAAGCGCGCACCGCACTGGACGCCGAGTTCGCCGCGGGCAACCGGGTCGTCGCGGTGGCCACCCGGCCGTTCCCCGCCGGGCAGCGGCCGGCACCCGAGGACGAACACGACTTGACGCTGCTCGGGTTCCTGGTGTTCCTCGACCCGCCCAAGCACGACGCCGCGCAGTCCCTGCGGCGGCTGGCCGACCTCGGCATCGCGGTCAAGGTCGTCACCGGCGACAACCCCGCTGTCGCGGCGAAGGTGTGCCACGACCTCGGGCTCGGCGACGGCGCCGCGCTCACCGGCACCGACCTCGACGGCCTCGACGACACCCAGCTCGCCGAAGCGATCACCCGCACCACCGTGTTCGCCCGGGTCAGCCCCGAACACAAGGCCCGGATCGTGCGCGTCCAGCGCCACAGCGGCGGCGGGGTGGCGTTTCTCGGCGACGGCGTCAACGACGCACTCGCCCTGCACGCGGCCGATGTCGGCATCTCGGTGGATTCGGCCACCGACGTCGCCAAGGACGCCGCCGACGTGATCCTGCTGGAGAAGGACCTCGACGTGCTCGCGGACGGCGTCACCGAAGGGCGGCGGATCTTCGCCAACACGATCAAGTACGTGCTGATGGGCACCTCCAGCAACTTCGGCAACATGTTTTCCGCCGCCGGCGCGTCGCTGTTCCTGACGTTCCTGCCGATGCTGCCCTCCCAGATCCTGCTCAACAACCTGCTCTACGACTCGAGCCAGCTCGCCATCCCCACCGACACCGTCGACGCCGACCAGCTGCGCCGCCCGTCGCATTGGGACATCGGGTTCATCCGCCGGTTCATGGTCTTTTTCGGCCCGCTGAGCTCGGTGTTCGACTTCGTCACTTTCGGCGTCATGCTGTGGGTGTTCCATTCCGGTCCGGACCAGTTCCGCTCGGGCTGGTTCGTCGAATCCCTGGCCACCCAGACGCTGGTGATCTTCGCGATCCGCACCCGCCGGATCCCGTTCTTCCGCAGCCACCCCAGCCTGCCGCTGACCCTGGGAGTCCTCGGCGTCGTCGCCGTCGGCGCACTGCTGCCCGCGACACCGCTCGCGTCCGCCCTGGGTTTTTCGCCGTTGCCGGGCGGATTCTTCGCCGCGCTGGCCGGGATGGTGCTGGGATACCTCGTCCTGATCGAAGCGGGCAAGCGCATCTTCTACCGCTCCGCGGGTGTGGGTCCGGGCGGGCTGAGGCCCTACAGCCACCACCGCCACCTGCGCCGCCGGGCGGCCTACTTCAGCACGATCGAGCGTGCTGCGGAAAGAGATCGGCTGTTCGACAGTGACCGAGCGGCGTAGGATTGCGGGTTCGGTGCCGCTGCCCCAGACCCCGGCAGGCCCGGGACGCCGTCGGGTCCGGGGCAGAGGAGCAGCTGGGCCCATTGACGTCACCCGACACGCGACCCCACGCTCCGGCGTGGGGACAGGCGAAGGAGCATGACGAACATGACCGCACCCACAGTCGGCGGCAACGACAAGACGAGGGGCGAGCTCGCCCACCGCGAGGTCACCGCGACGATCCCCGGCGAGCAGGGCCACACGACCATCGCCGACGTCGTCGTGCAGAAGATCGCCGGCCTGGCCACTCGCGAGATCAGCGGGGTCTATGCGCTCGGCGGTGGTGCCTCACGAGCGTTCGGCGCGTTGCGGGAACGCATCCCGGGCGCGAGTGCGAGCAGCGGACAGGGCGTCGACGTCGAAGTGGGCGAGCGGCAGGCCGCGGCCGACCTCACCATTGTCGTCGAGTACGGCGTGGCGATCGGCGAGCTGGCCAAGGCGGTGCGCCGCAACGTCATCATGGCCATCGAGCGGATCACCGGCCTCGAGGTCGTCGAGGTCAACATCCACGTCAACGACGTGCACATCCCGGACGAGGACGAGGCGGCCGGTCCTGCCGAGCCGGCCCGCGTGCTGTGACCGCCGTGTCGGCCACCGGTGCCGAGGTGATCGCCGACGCGGTGGCGGCCGCGGTACGGGCGTGCCCGGCCGTGGCCGGACTGCACGGCGGCCGCTACGGCGAGGTCGCGACCTACCTGCCCGGTCGTGCCGTCCTCGGCGTCCGGGTCACCGACGAGGAGGTCAGCGTGCACGTGGTGGGACGCTATCCCGCATCGATCACCGAGATCGCCGGGCAGGTGCGCACGGCCGTGCGGGCGGTGGTCGCCGACCGGCTCGTGTCGGTGACCGTCGAAGACCTGGCCGTGACGGAGTCGAGGCACCCGTGAACAACACCACGATCGGTCTCTTCGCAGGGCTGGCGCTGGGCTTTGCCTGGGCGTTCGGCGGGTTCTTCGCGTTCCTCGTCGTGCTCGTGCTGGGTGCCGTCGGCCTCGCGGTGGGGCGGCGGCTCGACGGACACCACGACATCGAGGCGCTGCGTGATTCCCGCCGG
This genomic window from Amycolatopsis mongoliensis contains:
- a CDS encoding B12-binding domain-containing radical SAM protein: MRVGILDLLGPPARRPVEVAYQLFITKQYASITPQAISVWCRRQGHETFYATYYGLGRPHRLLPADLDVVFISCYTQVSHLAYALAKLYHRAGVRTVIGGPHAKAFPVDCLRFFDLVVRECDPELVADILSGQFDPGTVISAGRPFDDVPAVEERMPEIRASAFFWGRKPLLLSAVPMLASMGCPYQCDFCIDWNSTYRLLPADRLKADLRYLARHLPGRLIVFHDPNFAVKFDQVFEMLEAQPPGQRPPYIIESSLTVLRGDRPRRLKETNCVMVAPGVESWTDYSNKAGVGRTGGTAKVDRVAAHFAQLAENVPYLQANFMFGLDTDQGDEPVELTKRFMDLAPFAFPTINIPVPFGGTPLHDELTADGRILATMPFNFYYAPYLVTTIKNYDPITYYEKLIELYSHAASPAMLRRRLQSTANRIIGYVHRARTAGFRSDVTSFRRILGMLRSDPQFLAFHEGRTTTLPEFYRRISERMLGHYAELLTPADRTPDLSPAGSPPHPGTEKP
- a CDS encoding amino acid permease; this translates as MAEQEHPGLADEATSDGPSPARGHEFVSRFGLPTATALVVGAVIGTGVFALPSSPAPYGMSSLLAFAPVTLGALTLALVFGWLTRRAPGSGGPYLYARDAFGDFVAAWSPWAATPCCAAANARTRTCSR
- the mgtA gene encoding magnesium-translocating P-type ATPase is translated as MKSAQPATDPARAVAPQLGISPAGALTADEVLRELGVTRAAGLSGDEVVRRRARYGPNAVSSHRARLFPVLWHQLRSPLLVLLMVAAVASYFVGERSDAVIIGVIVAVSVGLGFVNEYRAEKAAEALHSQIRHETVVIRDGHPRSVDVTGLVPGDVVELKLGDVVPADLRLLEVAGLECDESVLTGESLPLEKDTAAVPAGTALAELSGCALMGTVVHAGSATGVVVSTGARTGFGAIAAGLGTHQLDTEFQVGLRKFSMLLVYVAGALTTSIFAINVVLHKPILDALLFSLAIAVGITPQLLPAVVSTSLAAGSRRMSRRKVLVKRLVCIEDLGNVDVLFTDKTGTLTLGRIDYMRAVPAGAATPGDVLRWGLLCTESTESVSGNLLDQALWRSPASLTERPALAGHTRLGILPFDHERRMISVAVRDPAGGTLLVTKGAPETVLDRCVSVPAEARTALDAEFAAGNRVVAVATRPFPAGQRPAPEDEHDLTLLGFLVFLDPPKHDAAQSLRRLADLGIAVKVVTGDNPAVAAKVCHDLGLGDGAALTGTDLDGLDDTQLAEAITRTTVFARVSPEHKARIVRVQRHSGGGVAFLGDGVNDALALHAADVGISVDSATDVAKDAADVILLEKDLDVLADGVTEGRRIFANTIKYVLMGTSSNFGNMFSAAGASLFLTFLPMLPSQILLNNLLYDSSQLAIPTDTVDADQLRRPSHWDIGFIRRFMVFFGPLSSVFDFVTFGVMLWVFHSGPDQFRSGWFVESLATQTLVIFAIRTRRIPFFRSHPSLPLTLGVLGVVAVGALLPATPLASALGFSPLPGGFFAALAGMVLGYLVLIEAGKRIFYRSAGVGPGGLRPYSHHRHLRRRAAYFSTIERAAERDRLFDSDRAA
- a CDS encoding Asp23/Gls24 family envelope stress response protein, translating into MTNMTAPTVGGNDKTRGELAHREVTATIPGEQGHTTIADVVVQKIAGLATREISGVYALGGGASRAFGALRERIPGASASSGQGVDVEVGERQAAADLTIVVEYGVAIGELAKAVRRNVIMAIERITGLEVVEVNIHVNDVHIPDEDEAAGPAEPARVL
- a CDS encoding DUF2273 domain-containing protein produces the protein MNNTTIGLFAGLALGFAWAFGGFFAFLVVLVLGAVGLAVGRRLDGHHDIEALRDSRRGRGLR